The following proteins are encoded in a genomic region of Catellatospora sp. TT07R-123:
- a CDS encoding polynucleotide kinase-phosphatase: MTILDLPDLALVALVGISGSGKSTFARRHFVPSQVLSSDTFRAMVRDDENDQSATGDAFDVLHYVAAKRLRAGRLTVVDATNVQPHARAAVVATARAHDVLPVAIVLDTPEPLCWERTQARPDRAFGREVLRRQHRDLQRSLKHLAREGFRKVYVVRDPDTVELRYERLFNDRTDLTGPFDIVGDVHGCRVELESLLLALGWDLVRDGDGRAVDASHPLGRTAVFVGDLVDRGPDTPGVLRLAMNMIAGGRALCVAGNHENKLLRHLRGRQVQLTHGLPESIAQLAADPVDGLDRFLDGLVSHYVLDGGKLVVAHAGLKEEYHGRTSGRVRAFAMYGDTTGETDEYGLPVRYPWAQEYRGRAMVVYGHTPTVTPEWVNNTICLDTGAVFGARLTALRYPERELVSVEAAAEHYAPARPLRAPVPDRAPGQLRLSEVTGRRHVQTPYGTVTVPAEHSAAALEVMSRFAVDPRWLRWLPPTMAPASTSAQDGYLEHPVEALADLRAAGVDRVVCEEKHMGSRAVVLVCRDAAAAAKRFVDDGSTGVVYTRTGRLFFEPERTEQLLERVRAAVTSAGLWEELETDWLLLDCELLPWSAKARTLIDQYAAVGTAGRTVLPAALAVLDAAAGRGLDVTALRDRLGAGLRDVQAFTDAYRRYAPADAEVTLAPFAVLAAQGRTFADRDHGWHLELADRLVAADPAGFTPTRRLVLDLSEPDAAERATAWWLELTGAGGEGMVVKPYAGLGVRDAKGRLVQPGVKCRGREYLRIIYGPSYTEPEQLAGLRDRRLGRKRSLALREHGLGLAALAEAAADGPLWRVHELVFAILASESEPVDPRL; encoded by the coding sequence ATGACGATCCTCGACCTTCCCGACCTGGCCCTGGTGGCGCTGGTCGGCATCTCCGGCTCGGGCAAGTCCACCTTCGCCCGGCGGCACTTCGTGCCCTCGCAGGTGCTGTCCAGCGACACGTTCCGGGCCATGGTCCGCGACGACGAGAACGACCAGTCCGCGACCGGCGACGCCTTCGACGTGCTGCACTACGTGGCGGCCAAGCGGCTGCGCGCCGGGCGGCTGACCGTCGTCGACGCCACCAACGTGCAGCCGCACGCCCGCGCCGCGGTGGTCGCCACCGCCCGCGCGCACGACGTGCTGCCCGTCGCCATCGTGCTGGACACCCCGGAGCCGCTGTGCTGGGAGCGGACCCAGGCCCGGCCCGACCGGGCGTTCGGGCGCGAGGTGCTGCGCCGCCAGCACCGCGACCTCCAGCGCTCGCTCAAGCACCTGGCCCGTGAGGGCTTCCGCAAGGTGTACGTCGTGCGCGACCCCGACACCGTCGAACTGCGCTACGAGCGGCTGTTCAACGACCGCACCGACCTGACCGGCCCGTTCGACATCGTCGGCGACGTGCACGGCTGCCGCGTCGAGCTGGAGTCGCTGCTGCTCGCGCTGGGCTGGGACCTGGTCCGTGACGGCGACGGCAGGGCCGTGGACGCGAGCCACCCGCTGGGGCGTACGGCGGTGTTCGTCGGCGACCTGGTCGACCGCGGCCCGGACACCCCCGGCGTGCTGCGCCTGGCCATGAACATGATCGCGGGTGGCCGTGCCCTGTGCGTGGCGGGCAACCACGAGAACAAGCTGCTGCGCCACCTGCGCGGCCGCCAGGTGCAGCTGACGCACGGGCTGCCCGAATCGATCGCGCAGCTCGCCGCCGACCCCGTCGACGGGCTCGACCGGTTCCTCGACGGGCTGGTCAGCCACTACGTGCTCGACGGCGGGAAGCTGGTCGTGGCGCACGCCGGGCTCAAGGAGGAGTACCACGGGCGCACCTCCGGCCGGGTCCGCGCCTTCGCCATGTACGGCGACACCACCGGCGAGACCGACGAGTACGGCCTGCCCGTGCGCTACCCGTGGGCGCAGGAGTACCGCGGCCGCGCCATGGTCGTCTACGGCCACACCCCGACCGTCACCCCGGAATGGGTCAACAACACCATCTGCCTGGACACCGGCGCCGTGTTCGGCGCCCGCCTCACCGCGCTGCGCTACCCGGAGCGCGAGCTGGTGTCGGTCGAGGCCGCAGCCGAGCACTACGCGCCCGCCCGGCCGCTGCGCGCCCCCGTTCCCGACCGGGCGCCGGGACAGCTGCGGCTGTCCGAGGTCACCGGTCGGCGGCACGTGCAGACGCCGTATGGCACCGTCACCGTGCCCGCCGAGCACTCTGCCGCCGCACTGGAGGTGATGAGCCGGTTCGCCGTCGACCCGCGCTGGCTGCGGTGGCTGCCGCCGACGATGGCGCCTGCCTCGACCTCGGCGCAGGACGGCTACCTGGAGCACCCGGTCGAGGCACTGGCCGACCTGCGCGCCGCCGGCGTCGACCGGGTGGTGTGCGAAGAGAAGCACATGGGCTCCCGGGCGGTGGTGCTGGTCTGCCGCGACGCGGCCGCGGCGGCCAAGCGGTTCGTCGACGACGGCAGCACCGGGGTGGTCTACACGCGTACCGGGCGGCTGTTCTTCGAGCCTGAGCGCACCGAGCAGCTGCTGGAGCGGGTCCGCGCCGCCGTGACCTCGGCCGGGCTGTGGGAGGAGCTGGAGACCGACTGGCTGCTGCTCGACTGCGAGCTGCTGCCCTGGTCGGCCAAGGCGCGCACCCTGATCGACCAGTACGCCGCCGTGGGCACCGCGGGCCGGACCGTGCTGCCCGCCGCCCTGGCCGTGCTCGACGCCGCCGCGGGGCGGGGGCTGGACGTGACCGCGCTGCGCGACCGCCTCGGCGCCGGGCTGCGCGACGTCCAGGCGTTCACCGACGCCTACCGCCGCTACGCCCCAGCCGACGCCGAGGTGACCCTCGCGCCGTTCGCGGTGCTGGCTGCGCAGGGCCGCACGTTCGCCGACCGGGACCACGGCTGGCACCTGGAGCTCGCCGACCGCCTCGTCGCGGCCGACCCGGCCGGGTTCACGCCGACGCGGCGGCTGGTGCTCGATCTGTCCGAACCGGACGCCGCCGAGCGGGCCACCGCCTGGTGGCTGGAGCTGACCGGGGCGGGCGGCGAGGGCATGGTGGTGAAGCCGTACGCCGGGCTCGGCGTGCGCGACGCCAAGGGTCGGCTGGTGCAGCCGGGCGTGAAGTGCCGGGGCCGGGAGTACCTGCGGATCATCTATGGGCCGTCGTACACCGAGCCGGAGCAGCTCGCCGGGCTGCGGGACCGGCGGCTGGGCCGCAAGCGGTCGCTGGCGCTGCGCGAGCACGGCCTCGGCCTGGC